The Cloeon dipterum chromosome 3, ieCloDipt1.1, whole genome shotgun sequence genome includes a region encoding these proteins:
- the LOC135940905 gene encoding uncharacterized protein LOC135940905 isoform X2 has translation MYGKGSGRPGREDDSQVCHAVVGVERAQDASPAPHLEPRGLLPVSRTSVAAALSGRLGAMRPPVVAREHSPCAGPSHKGVGIGQQGARGCPGGGQRPHQLKFLFDDVKRATLAHQMGAHFKAAYAVDPSPDAASSRAGFALASDNERSTAAPKRPLAQLQPNATGLAQSLPCHNPGSAELPPPAKPARRGDTLSVARSAPCKLLAVPDAGSHIGSMKRKAMRKISLGENAHQLEVVHSETDSPLRKKTFKRKCNIPFCDSNERKDAAVKFFTVTTVRKLREEYYRFCEMASDRYRRPPNPRYAIYCCYLHYDGSTCGLTIPRTKPFSKLQNQGGNFLIVRAKTTIGLRVYPAIMMANRTTIRKNWKRSSLSVLRHDQQLNQFHPQAQISSLAMIQSRLHRATGHHLS, from the exons ATGTACGGCAAGGGCAGCGGGCGCCCTGGACGGGAGGACGACAGCCAAGTTTGTCACGCAGTGGTTGGTGTCGAGCGGGCCCAGGATGCTTCGCCAGCACCTCATCTCGAGCCCA GAGGGTTGTTACCGGTATCAAGAACTAGTGTTGCGGCAGCCCTGTCCGGTAGACTTGGTGCCATGCGTCCTCCAGTGGTGGCTAGGGAACACTCGCCATGTGCTGGGCCCAGCCACAAGGGTGTTGGAATTGGGCAGCAGGGTGCAAGAGGCTGTCCAGGAGGAGGCCAAAGGCCTCATCAGTTAA AATTCCTTTTTGATGATGTGAAAAGGGCCACTCTTGCCCACCAGATGGGCGCTCATTTTAAAGCCGCTTACGCTGTTGACCCGAGCCCAGATGCAGCCAGCAGTCGTGCAG GTTTTGCTTTGGCGAGCGACAACGAAAGGTCGACGGCGGCACCGAAAAGGCCCCTTGCGCAGCTGCAGCCAAATGCAACAG GCCTGGCGCAATCATTGCCCTGCCACAACCCAGGCAGTGCTGAGCTGCCTCCACCAGCTAAGCCCGCTCGGAGAGGCGACACTCTATCCGTGGCGAGAAGCGCGCCGTGCAAACTCTTGGCCGTACCCGATGCAGGCTCCCATATTGGCAgcatgaaaagaaaagcaaTGAGGAAAATATCCCTTGGAGAGAATGCCCATCAATTAGAAGTGGTACACTCAGAAACTG ACTCTCCTCTTCGGAAAAAGACttttaaaaggaaatgcaATATTCCTTTTTGTGATTCCAATGAGAGAAAAGACGCTGCTGTAAAATTCTTTACCGTAACGACGGTTAGAAAGCTGAGAGAGGAATACTACAGGTTCTGCGAGATGGCAAGCGACAGATACAGGAGGCCCCCGAATCCCCGCTACGCAATCTATTGTTGCTACCTCCATTATGat GGGAGTACGTGTGGCTTGACTATCCCTCGCACGAAGCCATTCAGCAAGCTGCAGAATCAAGGAGGCAACTTTTTGATTGTGCGGGCGAAAACGACGATTGGCCTGAGAGTTTATCCAGCAATAATG ATGGCCAACAGGACCACCATACGAAAGAATTGGAAGAGGTCCAGTCTCTCTGTTCTCAGGCACGATCAACAGCTCAATCAATTTCATCCGCAGGCTCAG ATATCTTCTCTGGCGATGATACAGAGTCGACTTCATCGAGCTACAGGCCACCATCTGTCGTGA